GCACTTTGTCAAGATGGTCCATAACGGCATTGAATATGGGATGATGCAGGCTTATGGCGAAGGGTTTGAAATTCTTGAAGCGTCTTCCTACAGTAAAGACTTCGATTATCAGAAAATCGCCCATCTCTGGAACCAGGGGAGTGTGGTGCGGTCCTGGCTTCTGGAACTATTGGAGGATGCATTCGGCCATGACGCCCGCCTGAAAGATATTAAGGGTTTCGTTGAAGATTCAGGCGAAGGCCGCTGGACACTGCAGCAGGCAATCGATACGGCCGTGCCGGCGCCGATTATTGCGCTTTCCCTGTTTCAGCGGTTCAGGTCCCGACAGGAAAACACGTTTTCCGACAGGGTTCTTTCTGCCCTCAGACGGGATTTTGGCGGACACGCTGTAAAGGACGCTGAGTAATATCCAAATCTATCCTATAGTCGTTGCGGAGAACCGATATGAATGAAAGCAAAGTGTCAAGACAGCTCCAGCAGAAATGGGTAAAGGCATCCTGTGTCCCGGATCCCGGGTCCATGACCGCAGGCGATGCCTTGGAAAAGTGCATCGATTCGTGTACCCTTATTATTTTGGGTGCTACTGGCGATTTAACTACCCGAAAGCTGATCCCGGCCCTGTTTAATCTTTATCTGATGGAAAGATTGCCAGACCCTTTCTCAATCGTTGGATGCGGACGGACGGCTATGGACGATGACCAGTTTCGCACCAACATGGCCGAGGCATTAAAGGATTCAGATCCATCGAGTTCTGAAAAGCAGACCGGGTTTCTTTCCCTTCTCCATTACCGGCGCATTCAGTATGACGACAGTGCAACCTTTCATGATCTTGCGACATCGTTGCGCGAACTCGACGGCAAGATGGGTACGGGCGGGAACAGACTATTCTATCTGGCCCTTCCGCCGACACTTTATATGCCGGTAGCCCGAATGATCGGACAGGCGGATCTCGCTTCAGAGGGTGAACGGAACAATGGTTGGGTCCGGCTGGTGGTGGAAAAACCTTTCGGCCGGGACCTTGCGTCAGCCGTCGAACTGGATCGTGGGATTCATGAATATTTCAAGGAACATCAAATATTCCGGATTGATCATTATCTGGCCAAGGAAACGGTTCAGAATGTATTGATGTTCAGATTTGCCAATGCCATTTTTGAACCGCTGTGGAACAGAAGGTACATAGACAGTATCCGCATTTCCGCCACCGAAACCCTGGGGGTCGAACACCGGGCCGGCTACTATGAGCAGGCCGGCGTCATCCGTGACATGTTCCAGAATCACATGATGCAGCTACTGGCCCTTACGGCCATGGAACCGCCATCTATATTTGGGGCCGACCGCGTCCGGGATGAAAAGGTCAAGGTTTACCGGTCACTTAGGCCCTTTCGGACGGATTCCATGAAAGATTATCTGGTTCTTGGCCAGTACGGAAGCGGAACGATTTCGGGGCAGGTTGTCCCCGCCTACCGGGATGAAGTTGGGGTCTCACCCGATTCCCCAACGCCGACCTATGCCATGATGAAGGTCTACCTGGATAACTGGCGCTGGCAGGGAGTGCCGTTTTACCTTGTATCCGGAAAACGTCTCCAGCAAAAACGGACTGAGATTTCAATTCAATTCAAACCGGTGCCTCATTCCTTGTTCAGAAATATTCTGGGAGAAACGATTATTGCCAACCGTCTGGTCATCGGTATTTATCCGGACGAAAGAATTGCGCTTACTTTTCAGACGAAAACACCGGGAGCCCAGGTCAGTCTTCGGTCCGTGACCATGGATTTTCACTACCACCAGCAACCCTTGGAGCAGCCGTTGGAAGCCTATGAAAAAGTGCTGCTCGACTGCCTGCTGGGGGATCATATGCTTTTCTGGCGTCAAGACGGCGTTGAGACCTGCTGGGCTTTTCTGACACCCATTTTATCCACATGCGAAAATTGCGGCGACAGAGCAACCATACTCCATTTTTACGAATCCGGAAGCAAGGGACCGCAAGCGATAGAAAATATTATATAACAGGAGAAAACAGATGGAATTAACTGCCAATAAGCTACCCGATAGACGTAACAAAGCATGGGCGAAAGCCCTCATATTTGTGTTTTTTATTATTGCGGCCATCATTTTAATCCGCTTTACGCCAATCCAGAATTATCTCACGGCCGAAGCTCTGGGGAGCTTCTTAGATGCTTCCGGTTTTTGGGCGCCGCTTGTCTATATGGTGCTTTATGCCGGGGGAGTTTGTCTGTTTTTGCCCGGAACCTTGCTCACCGGTCTCGGCGCCGCTATTTTCGGTCCTTATTGGGGGTTTTTATATGTGTGGATTGGCGCCATGGTTGGGTCGAGCGCCGCCTTCTTTATTGGACGAACCCTGGGGAGGGATTTTGCCGCTTCGCTGATCGGTGATCGACTGAAAAAATATGACGACGCCATCGAACGAAACGGCTTTGCCACCGTCCTGTATCTTAGGTTGGTCTATTTTCCGTTTACGCCCATGAACTTTGGAATGGGACTAACCAAGGTACGCTTCTGGGACTATTTTGTAGGAACCGGTCTGGGCATTATCGTAGGGACTTTCATATTTACCTTTTTCATCGGAACTCTGAAAGAAATATGGGCCTCCGGCAACTGGGGAGAGCTGATATCCTTTAAGGTTTTCTTTTCAATAGGGCTTTTTGTCTTTTCGTTTTTCATCCCTAAGATCATTAAAAAGGTAAAGGGCGAAAAATGAATTGGGTCTTAAATTTAATCATGGAAGATATCAGATGAGGACGTCAACGGATAAAACATGTGTTTTGGCTGGCGACATTGGCGGGACAAAAACGAACTTGGGGCTTTTCCTCCCCAAGCCATCACTGAAGCTGCGTTGACAGGCAAAAACGCTGCTTGCGTTCAAGCGCTGAATATCTTTGTCTCCATTTTCGGCGCAGCTGCCGGCAACTTTGCCCTGACTGGAGCGGCCATGGGCGGAGTTTATTTGGGAGGCGGGATTTCTCCGAAGATTTTGCCCAAATTAACAGAAGGTATCTTCATGGAAGCTTTTATAAACAAGGGTCGCTTTAAGACCTTTCTTGAGCAGGTACCTGTTAAGGTTGTTCTCAACGATAAAGCCGCCCTTATCGGTGCGGCCTATTGTGCAGGATCGGCCCTATAACCACTTTATATTTTAACTTATTGAAATAAATAATATAAATAACAACATATGGCAAATGATCCATCGATGGACGCTCTTAACAAACTGAAACAAGCGGCCGCTTACCGAGCGGTTGAACTTGTAAAAAGCGGCATGGTTCTAGGTCTCGGCACGGGCAGCACCTTTCGGTTCGCATTGGAAAGACTGGCGGACCTTTTAAACCGGAAACGACTGGAAAATATTCAGGGCATTGCCAGTTCCTTTGCTACTGAAAAAATGGCAAAATCTCTTGGGTTTCCGCTAACGACGTTTGCAATTCATCCGAAAATTGATCTAACCATTGATGGTGCAGATGAGATAGATCCGGATTTAAATATGATTAAAGGTGCCGGCGGCGCCTTACTGAAAGAGAAAATTTTGCAGCAGGTAAGTCGTAGAGTCGTTATTATCGCAGATGAGAATAAGCTTTCTCCCCGCCTGGGAACCCACGGCCCCTTGCCGGTTGAAGTCATCCCCTTTGCTTGTAGAATAGAGGAGATTTTTCTTCAATCTCTTGGGGCATCGGTTTCCTTGCGAATGGATGTGGATGGAAGTCCCTATCGGACAGATCAGAGCAATCTGATATTGGATGCTCATTTCGGGCCAATTTCCGCTCCCAAAAACCTGGCTGTCCTCTTAAACGAGCGTGCCGGGGTGGTTGAACACGGGCTTTTTTTAGATACGACATCCGATGTTATTATCGCCGGCACGAAAGGGATAAAACATCTTAGGCGAGGAGTTTTGAATTTGCAAACAAACCCTTCAAAGCCAGGACATGATCGGACAAACAACCATTGACCAAGTTTTCTTTACAATAACCAAAAATGAAAGGTAAAATGCAAAATTGTATCGATGCGTACACACAGGCATGTTTGGAGAAGGGATCTAATCCGGCGGAAATGACCGAGGCCATTCATGTCGCAACCGCCATCCGAGGCGGCGCGTCTTTGGTCCACGGAGTTCAGATGCGCAACATTTCTGAAAAATTGTCTATTTAAAATCCATATATTATACGATGAAGATACAATCTTATAGTATTAGGCGGAGTAGCCATGCTTGAAATCTGCACACAACTAAAAGAATATATGAACGAAAACCGGACAGATTCAAAAATCGATCCATTCCGGTTGACCCTGGCAAAGCACGGGTTAAAATTACTACGGGAAAAGACGCGAACGCTGCAGGTTAATGTCGGCCTTTTGTGCAATCAGACTTGCCAGCACTGCCATTTGGATGCAGGCCCTAATAAAATAGAAAATATGGATATAGACACGCTCAATAATGTGGCGGCATACGCCCACCGAAGCAAGTTTGAAGTCATCGACATCACCGGTGGCGCGCCTGAACTGAACCCCAATATATCGGAAATCGTAGCAAGACTTTCTCCCTTGGCGCCGAGAATTATGTTGCGTTCCAACCTTTCTGCCTTGAACGACGGGAAAAGAGATGAACTGATGTCTCTGCTAAAGTCGAATGCCGTGGTAATTTTTGCCTCTTTCCCATCATTGAATCTGGCCCAAACCGAGGCCCAGCGTGGCGCAGGAATTTTTAAGATGAGTATCGATGCATTGAGAAAACTGAATGCGCTTGGTTATGGCCGGGAAGGTAGCGGTCTGGAGCTGAATCTGGTTTCCAATCCGACCGGTGCTTTTCTTCCGCCCTCACAGTTTCAGACGGAAAAGCGGTTTAAGCAAGTGCTTGAAAAAAAATGGGGCGTTGTTTTCAATCAGCTTTTTACGTTTGCAAATGTTCCCCTGGGCAGATTTCGAAAATGGCTTGTCCACACTGGCAATCTTGACCGTTACCTGCAAAAGCTGGCATATAATTTCAATCCTTGCGCCGTTGAGGGGGTTATGTGTCGAACGCTTGTTTCTGTTTCCTGGGATGGATATCTTTTTGATTGCGATTTTAATCTTGCCCGCGGTATGTATATGGCACAACGAAAAACGCACGTCTCTGAAATGTCCGGACCCCCTGTAATAGGAAACCCTATCGTGACAGCCGATCACTGTTATACCTGTGCGGCAGGGTCAGGTTTTACCTGAGGTGGAGCTATCGCGACCTGAGTTCAGGTTACGGCATCATTTACACCTTAAAGGACATAGCATGGAAGCTGTTAAACAGTATAAAAACGACCGGTTTAAAATCGCTATAAGGCTTTTGTTCCGGTTCATCACAGCTGTTCTCATTCTATCGATGATCGCCTGTACAACCGCCTACAAGGTGCCGGATCTGAAGGGCTTATATAATAGCATGGTTCAGAATGAAAGCCCGTACCGAAACCCGGTGATACTTATTCCGGGTCTGCTTGGTTCCAAACTGGTCGATAAAGATACCGGCTCCGTGGTATGGGGCGCCTTTGGTTTAAATACGATAAGCCCGCGAACTGCCGAAGGTGCCCGACTTATCGCCATTCCGATGTTTAAAGGGAAAAAGCTTGAGGAAATGTGCGATAATGTCGAATCTGCCGGGACCCTCGACAGAGTTCAGTTTAATTTTTTAGGTTATCCCCTGGAACAAACGACGTATGCAAATATTCTGAGGGTACTCGGTATTGGCGGATATCGAGACCAAAACCTCGGGGAAGCCGGTGTTATCGATTACGGCAATCGCCATTTTACCTGTTTCCAGTTCGATTACGACTGGCGCCGGGATATTGTGGAAAGCGCTAAAAAGCTGGACGTCTTTATCAAGGAGAAAAAAAATACGTTCAACTTGAAATTGAAAAACGCTTCGGTATTAAAGATTATGATGTTAAATTTGATATTGTTGCCCATTCCATGGGCGGGCTTGTTGCTCGTTATTATCTTAGGTACGGGAGTGAGGATTTACCACCTGACGGCAATATTCCGAAAATAACATGGGCCGGTAGCCGGCATGTGGAAAATTTGGTCATGATCGGCACACCAAATGCCGGTTCTGTTGATATGTTCGTCAGTCTTGTTGATGGCTTCCGTCCGGCTTTATTATTACCATATTATCCGCCTGCGGTTTTGGGCACCATGCCTTCTTTATATCAGTTATTACCGCGAAATCATCAAAAACCGGTGCTGGATGAAAACAAACTTCCGATAGAGGATATTCTCGACCCTGAACTTTGGATACAAAAAGGCTGGGGACTGGCAAATCCGAAACAGGACAGCGTATTAAGGTCGCTCTTTTACGATATCGAGAGCCATGAAAAAAGGCGAGAGCTCGCTCTCAATTTCCTGCACATGGCTTTAAGCCGTGCAAGACAATTTTCAGCTGCAATGGATATACCATCCAAACCACCCACTTCCCTTAGGATGCTGCTTGTGGCAGGTGATTCTGAAAAAACCAATAAAACGGTTCAATACGATTCAAAAGGAGGACTATCCGTCATTGAAACGGGACCCGGTGACGGAACCGTATTGCGCAGCAGTGCACTTGGTGATTGGCGCTCGGCCGACAACCAGCATAGCCGGTTAATATCCCCGATACAATGGAACCAAGTCCTTTTCCTGTTTTCAAATCACCTTGATCTTACAAAGCAACCTGGATTTACGGACAACCTTTTATATTTTTTATTAGAAAGCCAGAAAGATTAAATTTAATAGCTTCAAAGTAGAATTGATAGGGAAATTAACCATTTTCATATGGGCCGTAATGGCTTTTTTTTGCATTCATCCGGCCGTTCTTGCTGAATCCCCGCCTTCAATCGAGGTAGGCCGCTTTTCGAATGCGACAGCAGAAGATGCGCTGCCACTGCACTGGGAGATTTTTTCTTTCAAAGGCATTCAGCGGCATACAATCTATCGACTGGTCGAAGAAAACGGAATGGTCGTGCTCAAGGCAGATGCCGATGCATCGGCCTCCGGATTGATGCGAAAGATCCGAATAGATCCGAAAGAATATCCCATTATCCAATGGCGCTGGAAGGTGGCCAATGTTCTGAAGAAAGGAAACGTCTATCAAAAAGACGGGGACGACTACCCGGCCAGGATATATGTCGTTTTTGAATACGATCCAAGTCGGCTGAGCTTTTCTGAAAGGATTCAATACAAGGTCGCAAAAAAGCTTTATGGAGAATATCCCCCCTCGGCCACCATCAACTATATTTGGGCTTCCAGTGCACCGAAAGGATTGTTTGTACCTAATCCTTACACAGAGCGGGCAATGATGGTGGTGATTGAAATCGGTGAGAAGCATTCGGGCACGTGGATCAGCGAGAGACGAAATATTTATGAGGATTTTCTGAAATCTTTCAATAGTGAGCCGCCCATGATTTCCTCTGTGGCGATCATGACTGACACGGACAATACCGGTGAATCCGCCACCGCTTATTATGGAAACATTCTGTTCAGCAAGGAATGAAATTCGTCTAACCAATTTTCAGGATATTTTCACCATGAGACACACCTGATTGGTAGTTACTGAGGCAAAAAGACAATTTCAGGCTGCGCACCCAAAAGAAAAGTTTTGATGATGTCATTTCTCCATCATTGCTTTAGGGAAACCAAAAAATTCAAGATGTCTTGCCTGAATCAATTCCCGCTTGTGATAGAATTTTACAAACGATTTGTTTCCGAAATTGAAATTATTTTCACGCAAAAAATATGAGGATATCAGGGAAGTCCTGGATTCCCGATATCATTCAAACACCTAAAGATATCTGTCTGCTGAAAACCCGTAGATATGTCTGACATAAAATGAAGATTTTTATGTTAAAATATGATTTTGCTGACTGTTTGAAAATAAAAAACCCATCCGTGGCAAATTCTGTGGGACAGTGGTATAGATAGGAACATGATAAAAAACGCATCCATATTGGTAAAATTCGAAGATGATCTCATCAGGAATCAAACGCTGAGATCAACAGAACAGTCTCTTCAGCTTTTAACTGCGATGTGGAATGAAGAGGTTACCTCGGCGTCCTGCCTCCCTCAGACCCATGGGAAGGCATGCATGTAGATATCCGGATTGCGGGGATACTGAATTCATGTTCGAAAAAATCCTTGCCCGATTGGGCGCAACGCTGAACGAAAGCAACCTGCCTTACATGATCATCGGCGGACAGGCCGTTCTTCTTTCCAGAGCTCTTTTAACATAGCTCGGCTTGAAGAAATAAGTCCCCCTGCCGGGGGATTGAGGCAAGCGTGTGCGGGTCGATCGTTTTCCCGTCAAGCCGAGCCGACCTGATATGCGCCTGGAACGCTTCAGTATGTTTGTTCGCAAACCAGATAAAGTTCGAGTCCTGAATCCGGATCCCCTTATTAAGTAAGTTTCCCCCCAAATCTTTTGCAATCACATTAAAAAATTTTACCGTTACTTTGGTTCGTTGATCGGACTCGCATGCCGTGCCGGTCCGGCAGGTGATCTGGTTGCGCATGGCGGCAAATCGACCGCCTTTCCGAAGCGTCGCACCCGCCAGCCCCGGCATGGCGGCGGAAAGGGCCACGGTAGAGTTCTCTTGAATAAGCGCCGTATCAATATCATCCACTGGATTATGATCCAAAAAAATCGTCTGGACTCTATCTGCCAGGTATTGCCCGTCGAGACCCAATCCCCCGCAGATAAAATCCCGGAGACTGCATCCCACAGACGTTTCCACTAAAAACCCCTGTTCGAGTAGTTGAAAGAATTTTGGCAACAGTTCGGCTGAAACCGTTAAAGACAGATTGTTAATTGGATTCATGGCTGGAGTTAATCCCCCCCTCACCTAACCTCTCCCCACCAGGGGGCTGTGTCGTAATTGTAAAAGCCAGCGTTCCAAGAATTTTCGTCATTCCGGGCTTGACCCGGAATCCAGAATATTTTCAAGTTGATGTTCACCTGGATGCCGGATCAGGTCCGGCATGACATGGAGAAAAAGAACCCATTATAACAATTACGACACAGTCTCCAGGGGGAGAGGAATTACAGATCATGGATTCCCGCCGCAGTTTATCCCGCACTTGATGCGGGGCGGGAATGACAAAATGAGACCATATGCTCACCGGGAATGCCCTTCACCAGTAATTATTTGGCACCATTTGAAAATATATAGGGGCCCCTTTTGGGACCCCTATCCACATCACAGCGGCCAGCATCTAAAAGTTAAATACCTCGTCCAACTCTTTATCGGTTACCCCGAAGGTAATGTTATGGGGCGGCAGTTTCTCATTCAGGAAGTATGCAGGCAGGCGGTCATGTTCCGACGTCAAGCCGGCTTTTTTGTTGAATTCGCGTTCCATTGTTAACACCTTCTTGCCCAGAGCGGCAACGCCGTCTGCAGTGAGACTCAGCCCGTAAAAGGCATTGAGCATATCGAGGAACGCCTGGAAGGTCTCCGGCTGGTCCGCTACAGCAAACGCAATAAATATGCACATGCCGGTGGAATCAACGGCCGCCGTGGTAATCTGCAGGTTCCGGGAAAGCTCCACCTGCCCCGCCGGTTTGAGTGGATCCACACTACCGCCGATGCCCAGGATATTCGTCATCACCGCATAACCGGCGGTGTGGTCGGCCCCCATTGTGCTGGTGGCGTAAGTAACGCCGATTCCCTGGACCGTTCGGGGGTCGTAGGCCGGCATCGCTTGTCCCTTCACCACCGGGATCCTTTCTACCCCGAACACCTTTCCGGTAACCGCCGCGCCACTGCCCAGGATTCTGCCCAGGGGTGTGCCCTTTCCGACTTCTTTCACCAGGTTGATGGCTGCATTGGCGTCGCCGAATTTGGCAACACCCGCATCCATGGCCACAGCGATGGTGGCGCCCATTTCGATGGTATCCAGACCGAAGTCGTCGTCCAGGCGGTCCAATTGCGCAATGGCGTCCAAATCATCGATGCCGCAGTTGCCGCCATGGGCCCAGACAGTCTCGTATTCGGGCTGTTTGGTCAAATAGTTTCCGTTTTTATCGTAAAAGGTTCCAGAGCAGCGTATGACACAGCCCCGGTGGCAGCCGTGGGTGGCAGACCCTTCTCCGCCCCGTTCGTTCTCAAGCTGCGCCTGGGTCTCCCCGCTGATTTTGGAGGCGCCTTCAAAAGTCCCGGTTTTAAAATTCCGGGTGGGGTATCCCCCTGCCTCGCTGATCACGTTGGTCAAAACATTGGTCCCGTATGCCGGAAGCCCCTGGCCGGTTACCGGATGCTTCTTCAGACCGGCCACAAAGGCCTTGTTGGATTCCTTGAATTTTTCGGGATCTTTTGGCGCCCGCATTTTCATGCCGGCATCGTCTAAAACGATCACCTTGATGTTTTTGGATCCCATGACAGCGCCGACGCCGCCTCGTCCGGCATGGCGTGTCGGCCGCAGCTCCATGTCGGTAAAAGCGACCGAAGCACCCGCCATTTTCATCTCCCCGGCCGGGCCGATCGAGATACAGGCGATTTTATCGCCATGAGCGGATTTCATTTTAGCGACCAGATCATAGTTGCCCAGCATTTTCAGGCTGTTGTCCGCCGTAATTTTTACGCCGTCCTTGTTGATGAAGACCTTGTAAAGGGTATCGTCGGCTGGTTTTCCTTCCAAGACTATGGCGGCATACCCCAACCGTGCCAAGACTTGGGCGCCCTGCCCGCCGGAGTTGGCTTCCTTGATGCCGCCGGTAAGGGGACTCTTGCAGCCAACGGAGATACGACCCGACATGGCCGCAGTCGACCCGCTTAATAGACCCGGAGCGATAACGATTTTGTTGTCGCCGCCCAAGGGGTGACAATCCGGCGGAACTTCTTTTGAGACGATCCCGGATGTCAGGGCGCGTCCGCCCAGACCGGCATAGTCTCCAATCGGCTGAGTGTTTGCCTTGGGTCCACCTTTTGCGCCCACATCAATTCGCAGTATCTTATCCATCGGTACCCTCCTTTCTTATTGTTTAAAACATTTTGAATTATCAACCGGGTTATACAAATTTTTTATCAATGCCATTTTCCGTCGATCATTATGGTCACCACACTTCAAATTCAGTCTGAATAGTCCATGAATTTGAAACCATTGATACCTGCTGTGTCAGCTGATGTGTATTCATAGAAATTAACAAATGGGAGGAATTTCAGATTAACAGCATCCGAACATGTTCCGGGATCATATTCCGCATCCGCGTGAAATGGAAAAAGATAGGTTTATGCCGTTTAACCTCTGAGACAATTGTTTTTTTTGATATCTGTATTCTCAACAAAAGTCAAGCCGGTTATTTCATTTTTACGACCACCTTGATGGCGTCTTCGATTCTTTCGCGCGCGTATTTGACGGCGGTGGGAATCTCTTTAAACTTAAACGTGTGGGTATGCATAAGGGTGGCGTCAAACCGGCGCTGCTCCATGAAGGCCATGGCCCGGTGGGTCGCACTTCGGCCTTCGCCGCGGATGCCGTAGACATATATGTTGTTACGCACCAGATAGGCAAGATCCACCGGCACCGGTTCATGGGGAAACGCGGCCAGACAGACTCGGCCGCCGCGGTTTACCATCTGGGCGGCTTCATTCAGGGCGTTCGGAGCGCCGGAGCACTCCATCACATAATGGACACCTTTGCCGCCGGTAATGCGCTTGACCGCTTCAACCGGATTTTCCTTGCGCACATTGACCACAAAATCAGCTCCCAGCTTTTTACCCAGCTTCAGGCGGCTGTCTCGGGTCCCGGTCAGAACCACCGGCTGGGCACCCAGCGCCTTGCCGACTGCAACGGCCATCAGTCCGATGGGTCCCGGCCCTGTTACGACCAGGCCTTTACCGGCAATCACCCCGCCCATGGCATCGAGGCCATACATGGCGGTGCCGGCGGTGACCACCAGGGTGGCCTCTTCATCGCTCATCTGATCGGGAACATGGACCAGGGTATTGATACTGTTGACGGCGTATTCGGCAAAGGCCCCGTCCGTGGTAAACCCGTTGGC
The window above is part of the Desulfobacterales bacterium genome. Proteins encoded here:
- the zwf gene encoding glucose-6-phosphate dehydrogenase gives rise to the protein MNESKVSRQLQQKWVKASCVPDPGSMTAGDALEKCIDSCTLIILGATGDLTTRKLIPALFNLYLMERLPDPFSIVGCGRTAMDDDQFRTNMAEALKDSDPSSSEKQTGFLSLLHYRRIQYDDSATFHDLATSLRELDGKMGTGGNRLFYLALPPTLYMPVARMIGQADLASEGERNNGWVRLVVEKPFGRDLASAVELDRGIHEYFKEHQIFRIDHYLAKETVQNVLMFRFANAIFEPLWNRRYIDSIRISATETLGVEHRAGYYEQAGVIRDMFQNHMMQLLALTAMEPPSIFGADRVRDEKVKVYRSLRPFRTDSMKDYLVLGQYGSGTISGQVVPAYRDEVGVSPDSPTPTYAMMKVYLDNWRWQGVPFYLVSGKRLQQKRTEISIQFKPVPHSLFRNILGETIIANRLVIGIYPDERIALTFQTKTPGAQVSLRSVTMDFHYHQQPLEQPLEAYEKVLLDCLLGDHMLFWRQDGVETCWAFLTPILSTCENCGDRATILHFYESGSKGPQAIENII
- a CDS encoding TVP38/TMEM64 family protein translates to MELTANKLPDRRNKAWAKALIFVFFIIAAIILIRFTPIQNYLTAEALGSFLDASGFWAPLVYMVLYAGGVCLFLPGTLLTGLGAAIFGPYWGFLYVWIGAMVGSSAAFFIGRTLGRDFAASLIGDRLKKYDDAIERNGFATVLYLRLVYFPFTPMNFGMGLTKVRFWDYFVGTGLGIIVGTFIFTFFIGTLKEIWASGNWGELISFKVFFSIGLFVFSFFIPKIIKKVKGEK
- a CDS encoding glucokinase: MCFGWRHWRDKNELGAFPPQAITEAALTGKNAACVQALNIFVSIFGAAAGNFALTGAAMGGVYLGGGISPKILPKLTEGIFMEAFINKGRFKTFLEQVPVKVVLNDKAALIGAAYCAGSAL
- the rpiA gene encoding ribose-5-phosphate isomerase RpiA, which encodes MDALNKLKQAAAYRAVELVKSGMVLGLGTGSTFRFALERLADLLNRKRLENIQGIASSFATEKMAKSLGFPLTTFAIHPKIDLTIDGADEIDPDLNMIKGAGGALLKEKILQQVSRRVVIIADENKLSPRLGTHGPLPVEVIPFACRIEEIFLQSLGASVSLRMDVDGSPYRTDQSNLILDAHFGPISAPKNLAVLLNERAGVVEHGLFLDTTSDVIIAGTKGIKHLRRGVLNLQTNPSKPGHDRTNNH
- the arsS gene encoding arsenosugar biosynthesis radical SAM protein ArsS (Some members of this family are selenoproteins.), which encodes MTLAKHGLKLLREKTRTLQVNVGLLCNQTCQHCHLDAGPNKIENMDIDTLNNVAAYAHRSKFEVIDITGGAPELNPNISEIVARLSPLAPRIMLRSNLSALNDGKRDELMSLLKSNAVVIFASFPSLNLAQTEAQRGAGIFKMSIDALRKLNALGYGREGSGLELNLVSNPTGAFLPPSQFQTEKRFKQVLEKKWGVVFNQLFTFANVPLGRFRKWLVHTGNLDRYLQKLAYNFNPCAVEGVMCRTLVSVSWDGYLFDCDFNLARGMYMAQRKTHVSEMSGPPVIGNPIVTADHCYTCAAGSGFT
- a CDS encoding DUF3047 domain-containing protein produces the protein MAFFCIHPAVLAESPPSIEVGRFSNATAEDALPLHWEIFSFKGIQRHTIYRLVEENGMVVLKADADASASGLMRKIRIDPKEYPIIQWRWKVANVLKKGNVYQKDGDDYPARIYVVFEYDPSRLSFSERIQYKVAKKLYGEYPPSATINYIWASSAPKGLFVPNPYTERAMMVVIEIGEKHSGTWISERRNIYEDFLKSFNSEPPMISSVAIMTDTDNTGESATAYYGNILFSKE
- a CDS encoding aldehyde ferredoxin oxidoreductase C-terminal domain-containing protein gives rise to the protein MDKILRIDVGAKGGPKANTQPIGDYAGLGGRALTSGIVSKEVPPDCHPLGGDNKIVIAPGLLSGSTAAMSGRISVGCKSPLTGGIKEANSGGQGAQVLARLGYAAIVLEGKPADDTLYKVFINKDGVKITADNSLKMLGNYDLVAKMKSAHGDKIACISIGPAGEMKMAGASVAFTDMELRPTRHAGRGGVGAVMGSKNIKVIVLDDAGMKMRAPKDPEKFKESNKAFVAGLKKHPVTGQGLPAYGTNVLTNVISEAGGYPTRNFKTGTFEGASKISGETQAQLENERGGEGSATHGCHRGCVIRCSGTFYDKNGNYLTKQPEYETVWAHGGNCGIDDLDAIAQLDRLDDDFGLDTIEMGATIAVAMDAGVAKFGDANAAINLVKEVGKGTPLGRILGSGAAVTGKVFGVERIPVVKGQAMPAYDPRTVQGIGVTYATSTMGADHTAGYAVMTNILGIGGSVDPLKPAGQVELSRNLQITTAAVDSTGMCIFIAFAVADQPETFQAFLDMLNAFYGLSLTADGVAALGKKVLTMEREFNKKAGLTSEHDRLPAYFLNEKLPPHNITFGVTDKELDEVFNF
- a CDS encoding zinc-binding dehydrogenase; protein product: MQNKSRGKSFKIPKTMKAWVLGDPNELKLTQKPVPEPGPAEVLVKVDAVAICGTDLEIFANGLPAMIEGGMPFNKNFTPGHEYMGTVVKPGPGVDEFQPGERVTVEIHAGCGRCERCREGMYTSCLNYGMNYGDKNKGHRANGFTTDGAFAEYAVNSINTLVHVPDQMSDEEATLVVTAGTAMYGLDAMGGVIAGKGLVVTGPGPIGLMAVAVGKALGAQPVVLTGTRDSRLKLGKKLGADFVVNVRKENPVEAVKRITGGKGVHYVMECSGAPNALNEAAQMVNRGGRVCLAAFPHEPVPVDLAYLVRNNIYVYGIRGEGRSATHRAMAFMEQRRFDATLMHTHTFKFKEIPTAVKYARERIEDAIKVVVKMK